A single Deinococcus sp. Leaf326 DNA region contains:
- a CDS encoding NUDIX domain-containing protein, protein MTFHLVAWAILQDPQGRILLGRRAGTGYGAGLWGLPGGHVEAGEALAQAAAREAAEEVGVRLASEELRALGVSRYDAGGLQGCDFFYLARRWEGAPMPRAQTSEVGWFGLDALPPDSLPWLAAALAAHLTRGEWLVETVGE, encoded by the coding sequence ATGACCTTTCACCTCGTCGCGTGGGCCATCCTGCAAGATCCCCAGGGCCGCATCCTGCTCGGCCGCCGCGCGGGCACGGGGTACGGTGCGGGGCTGTGGGGCCTGCCGGGCGGGCATGTCGAGGCGGGGGAGGCTTTGGCCCAGGCCGCCGCCCGCGAGGCTGCCGAAGAAGTCGGGGTACGGCTGGCGTCAGAGGAGCTGCGCGCCCTGGGGGTCTCGCGCTACGACGCGGGTGGGCTCCAGGGCTGTGATTTCTTCTATCTGGCGCGGCGCTGGGAGGGTGCCCCTATGCCCCGCGCTCAGACCTCGGAGGTCGGCTGGTTTGGCCTGGACGCTCTGCCGCCGGACAGCCTGCCCTGGCTGGCTGCCGCCCTCGCCGCTCACCTGACGCGCGGCGAGTGGCTCGTCGAGACGGTGGGGGAGTAG
- a CDS encoding thiamine ABC transporter substrate-binding protein: MRKLLTVGAFLLGAAQAQSSQGATLTVITHDSFDVDKKLVAGFEQANNVHVRFVKGGDAGEMLSRLILTRRAPIADVVYGLDNSMLARARQADLLTPYKSPNLAKVPAADRLDDAGLLNTVDTGIVALNYDRAYFQKAGLALPKTLDDLKRPQYAGLTVIASPATSSPGLAFLLATVNHYGEPGAWTWWREARANGLKLTRGWSDSYNKEFSRNGGKYPIVLSYASSPAAEVFYADGYDAAKLPAQAPTGNLFLPGSTYRQLEGVGILKGAKQPALARKFVDFMLSGPVQADFPTRMWVYPAASGVKLDPVFKFAQEPGVPAVKPEITANPQRLVDAWVTNVLRR, translated from the coding sequence ATGCGTAAGTTGCTGACTGTCGGTGCTTTTCTGCTGGGGGCCGCCCAGGCTCAGTCCTCACAGGGGGCGACCCTGACCGTGATCACCCACGATTCCTTCGACGTGGACAAGAAACTCGTAGCGGGCTTCGAGCAGGCGAACAACGTGCACGTGCGCTTCGTGAAGGGCGGCGACGCGGGCGAGATGCTCTCCCGGCTGATCCTGACCCGCCGCGCGCCGATTGCCGACGTGGTGTACGGCCTGGATAACTCCATGCTCGCCCGCGCCCGGCAGGCCGATCTGCTCACGCCCTACAAGTCGCCCAACCTGGCGAAGGTGCCGGCCGCCGACCGCCTCGACGACGCCGGGCTGCTGAACACGGTGGACACGGGCATCGTGGCGCTCAACTACGACCGCGCCTACTTCCAGAAGGCGGGGCTGGCCCTGCCCAAAACCCTGGACGACCTCAAGCGGCCTCAGTACGCGGGGCTGACCGTGATCGCCAGCCCCGCGACGAGCAGCCCCGGCCTGGCCTTTTTGCTCGCCACCGTGAACCACTACGGCGAGCCGGGTGCCTGGACCTGGTGGCGTGAGGCCCGCGCGAACGGCCTGAAGCTCACCCGCGGGTGGTCGGACAGCTACAACAAGGAATTTTCGCGCAACGGGGGCAAATATCCCATCGTGCTGAGCTACGCGAGCAGCCCCGCCGCCGAGGTGTTCTACGCCGACGGCTACGACGCCGCCAAACTGCCCGCCCAGGCCCCCACCGGCAACCTGTTCCTGCCGGGCAGCACCTACCGGCAACTGGAGGGCGTGGGCATCCTGAAGGGAGCCAAGCAGCCCGCCCTGGCGCGCAAGTTCGTGGACTTCATGCTGAGCGGCCCCGTACAGGCCGACTTCCCGACCCGCATGTGGGTTTACCCGGCGGCCAGCGGCGTGAAACTCGACCCGGTGTTCAAGTTCGCGCAGGAGCCGGGCGTGCCCGCGGTGAAGCCCGAGATCACCGCCAACCCGCAGCGCCTCGTGGACGCCTGGGTGACCAACGTCCTGCGGCGCTGA